One Cupriavidus oxalaticus genomic region harbors:
- a CDS encoding acyclic terpene utilization AtuA family protein encodes MTAPLLIGSGAGFSGDRTDAALPVVRTLIAAGQPAALIFETLAERTLALAQLARRNDPAHGYEPLLDALLAPVLGLCLQHGIPIVGNFGAANPHAAARRVLQLAAELGLPAPRVAVVEGDDLSHDAGRALLQGILGDAFDADRFVCANAYIGAQGIAAALAEGAQVVVCGRVADPALAVGPAMAHHGWRWDNWDRLAAATMAGHLLECGAQVTGGYFADPGMKDVPEVHALGFPIAQLAEDGSIEIFKAANTGGCVDLRTVKEQLLYEVHDPAAYLTPDVVADISAVTVTQMGPDRVAVRNVRGHARPAQLKANVFSHGGWLAEGEISYAGPNAAARARLAADILRRRMQLLGHDTPIRFDLIGVLSVLADDAGAMLARRQPNEAEAQDVRLRAALAHDDAAVAQALLREVNALYTCGPAGGGGVRTGQRARLNAVSCLVPREAITATHRFIA; translated from the coding sequence ATGACTGCTCCCTTGCTCATCGGCTCCGGCGCCGGCTTCTCCGGCGACCGTACCGACGCCGCGTTGCCGGTGGTGCGCACGCTGATCGCCGCCGGCCAGCCCGCGGCGCTGATCTTCGAGACACTGGCCGAACGCACGCTGGCGCTGGCGCAGCTGGCGCGGCGCAACGATCCCGCGCACGGCTACGAACCCCTGCTCGACGCGCTGCTGGCGCCGGTGCTCGGCCTGTGCCTGCAGCATGGCATTCCCATCGTCGGCAATTTCGGCGCGGCCAATCCGCATGCGGCGGCGCGGCGCGTGCTGCAGCTCGCAGCCGAACTCGGCCTGCCGGCGCCGCGCGTGGCGGTGGTGGAAGGCGACGATCTCTCGCACGACGCCGGCCGCGCGCTGCTGCAGGGCATCCTTGGCGACGCCTTCGACGCCGACCGCTTTGTCTGCGCCAATGCCTATATCGGCGCACAAGGCATCGCCGCGGCGCTGGCCGAGGGCGCACAGGTGGTGGTGTGCGGCCGCGTTGCCGACCCGGCGCTGGCGGTGGGACCGGCGATGGCGCATCACGGCTGGCGGTGGGACAACTGGGACCGGCTCGCCGCCGCCACCATGGCCGGCCATCTGCTCGAATGCGGGGCCCAGGTCACCGGCGGCTACTTTGCCGATCCCGGCATGAAGGACGTACCCGAGGTCCACGCGCTGGGTTTCCCGATCGCGCAGCTCGCCGAAGACGGCAGCATCGAGATCTTCAAGGCAGCCAATACCGGCGGCTGCGTCGACCTGCGCACGGTCAAGGAGCAATTGCTGTACGAAGTCCACGATCCGGCCGCATACCTGACGCCTGACGTAGTGGCCGACATCAGCGCCGTCACCGTCACGCAGATGGGCCCCGACCGCGTGGCGGTGCGCAACGTGCGCGGCCACGCACGTCCGGCGCAGCTCAAGGCCAATGTGTTCAGCCACGGCGGCTGGCTGGCCGAAGGCGAGATCTCCTATGCCGGCCCGAACGCCGCCGCGCGCGCGCGCCTGGCGGCCGACATCCTGCGCCGGCGCATGCAACTGCTGGGCCATGACACGCCGATCCGCTTCGACCTGATCGGCGTGCTCAGCGTCCTGGCTGACGACGCTGGCGCGATGCTCGCCCGGCGCCAGCCGAATGAGGCCGAGGCCCAGGACGTACGCCTGCGCGCCGCGCTGGCGCATGACGATGCCGCGGTGGCGCAGGCACTGCTGCGCGAGGTCAACGCGCTCTACACCTGCGGCCCCGCCGGCGGCGGCGGCGTGCGCACGGGACAGCGCGCGCGCCTGAACGCGGTGTCGTGCCTGGTGCCGCGCGAAGCCATCACCGCCACACATCGCTTCATCGCCTGA
- a CDS encoding GNAT family N-acetyltransferase, translating into MEIRNLLPGDIEAARQLLIANGWSNRIGGPDKFARLVANSQRVAVAVEGGEIVGFARALCDDVSDGFLSMVAVAPSHRRRGIGRELVRYVMGNDPDITWVLRAARSSEAAFFGQLGFTPSMVAMERRRP; encoded by the coding sequence ATGGAAATCCGTAACCTGTTGCCTGGGGACATCGAGGCAGCCAGACAACTACTGATCGCCAATGGCTGGTCCAACCGGATCGGCGGTCCCGACAAGTTCGCGCGGCTGGTGGCCAATTCCCAGCGCGTGGCGGTGGCGGTGGAAGGCGGCGAGATCGTCGGCTTCGCCCGGGCCCTGTGCGATGACGTCTCCGACGGCTTCCTGTCGATGGTTGCCGTGGCCCCGAGCCACCGCCGGCGCGGCATCGGCCGCGAGCTGGTGCGCTACGTCATGGGCAACGATCCCGATATCACCTGGGTGCTGCGCGCGGCGCGCTCTTCCGAAGCGGCGTTCTTCGGCCAGCTCGGCTTTACGCCGTCGATGGTGGCGATGGAGCGGCGCCGGCCCTGA
- a CDS encoding OmpW/AlkL family protein: MNKLSLRTRFTCSAIAACAMLGAFATPALAADDGQGNWMVRLRGTYLDMSKSSDPVGGVGASNRITVNNKWIPELDVTYFFTPHFAAELVLTVPQKQNVYLDGNKIGTFKHLPPTLLFQYHLIPNGTFRPYIGAGLNFTRIYGENIANDTLQLDSWSVGPALQIGMDYKLTRNWFLNADIKKMWLQSDVKAGNVKVSHVSLDPWVFSMGVGYRF, encoded by the coding sequence ATGAACAAGCTCTCTCTCCGTACCCGGTTCACCTGCTCCGCCATCGCCGCCTGCGCCATGCTCGGCGCCTTTGCCACGCCCGCCCTGGCCGCCGACGACGGCCAGGGCAACTGGATGGTGCGCCTGCGCGGCACCTATCTCGACATGAGCAAAAGCTCCGATCCCGTAGGCGGTGTGGGCGCCTCGAACCGCATCACGGTCAACAACAAGTGGATCCCCGAGCTCGACGTCACCTATTTCTTCACCCCGCACTTCGCCGCGGAGCTGGTGCTGACCGTGCCGCAGAAGCAGAACGTCTATCTCGACGGCAACAAGATCGGCACCTTCAAGCACCTGCCGCCGACGCTGCTGTTCCAGTACCACCTGATTCCGAACGGCACGTTCCGCCCGTATATCGGCGCCGGCCTGAACTTCACCCGCATCTACGGCGAGAACATTGCCAATGACACGCTGCAGCTCGACAGCTGGAGCGTGGGCCCGGCGCTGCAGATCGGCATGGACTACAAGCTGACCAGGAACTGGTTCCTGAACGCCGATATCAAGAAGATGTGGCTGCAGAGCGACGTCAAGGCCGGCAACGTCAAGGTGTCGCACGTCAGCCTGGACCCGTGGGTGTTCAGCATGGGCGTGGGGTATCGCTTCTGA
- a CDS encoding Bug family tripartite tricarboxylate transporter substrate binding protein codes for MHRFRKPLAAAALCALVLPAGQAWAEFPDKPIRFVVPFAAGSATDQLARAIGQAITLDSKVTVVVDNKPGANGFIAASDVAKAAPDGYTVLISTNTTHAANEHLFKKLPYDPVKDYAPVTALGRGGQIMVVNPQVPARTVGEFIALAKKQPGKLSFGSGSSSSRIAGELFQQMAHVELLHVPYKSNPLAITDLLGNQIQMMITDTATGLPQVKSGKLRALGVSGKARSPLAPDVPTIDEAGVKGYEMSYWFAAYAPAGTPQPVVAKLNAMMVKAARSDTAASFYQSTGTEVFTSTPAELVKFQAQESGKWGRIIKAANIQPE; via the coding sequence ATGCACCGATTCCGCAAGCCACTGGCCGCCGCCGCGCTGTGCGCACTGGTCCTGCCCGCCGGGCAGGCGTGGGCCGAATTCCCCGACAAGCCGATCCGATTCGTGGTGCCGTTCGCCGCCGGCAGCGCCACCGACCAGCTCGCGCGTGCCATCGGCCAGGCCATCACGCTGGACAGCAAGGTCACCGTGGTGGTCGACAACAAGCCCGGCGCCAACGGCTTTATCGCCGCGTCTGACGTCGCCAAGGCCGCGCCCGACGGCTACACCGTGCTGATCAGCACCAACACCACGCATGCCGCCAACGAGCACCTGTTCAAGAAGCTGCCCTACGACCCGGTCAAGGACTATGCGCCGGTGACCGCGCTCGGCCGCGGCGGCCAGATCATGGTGGTCAACCCGCAAGTGCCGGCCAGGACCGTGGGCGAGTTCATCGCACTGGCAAAGAAGCAACCGGGCAAGCTCAGCTTCGGCAGCGGCAGCTCGTCGTCGCGCATTGCCGGCGAGCTGTTCCAGCAGATGGCGCATGTCGAGCTGCTGCACGTGCCGTACAAGAGCAATCCGCTGGCGATCACCGACCTGCTCGGCAACCAGATCCAGATGATGATCACCGACACCGCCACGGGCCTGCCGCAGGTCAAGAGCGGCAAGCTGCGCGCGCTGGGCGTATCGGGCAAGGCACGCTCGCCGCTGGCGCCCGACGTGCCGACCATCGACGAGGCCGGCGTCAAGGGCTACGAGATGAGCTACTGGTTCGCGGCGTATGCGCCGGCCGGTACGCCGCAGCCGGTGGTGGCCAAACTCAACGCGATGATGGTGAAGGCCGCGCGCAGCGATACCGCGGCCAGCTTCTACCAGTCGACAGGCACCGAAGTGTTTACCAGCACGCCCGCCGAGCTCGTGAAATTCCAGGCGCAGGAGTCCGGCAAGTGGGGTCGCATCATCAAGGCGGCGAATATCCAGCCTGAGTGA
- a CDS encoding NADPH-dependent F420 reductase: MATPASPLDPKRRLLLGAAACAALAASLPRPARSQSARRKAAAQPIGVIGAGQIGGTIGGLWVKAGHPVLFSSRHPEALKPMVAEMGTLARAGTVAEAIAFSDVLFLATPYGALPQLSRDHAEAWRGKIVLDATNAFDHRDGPIAEETRRDGIGLTTARYLRGARVVRAFNFMGAAQFASEHHRQGGLVAVPIAGDDKAALDVAAQLVRDAGFEPVVVGPLSSADRFAPGGPLFRQVGTAEEFRRKMGAQ; this comes from the coding sequence ATGGCAACCCCTGCATCCCCGCTCGATCCCAAACGGCGCCTGTTGCTGGGCGCCGCCGCCTGCGCCGCGCTCGCCGCCAGCCTGCCGCGCCCCGCGCGGTCGCAAAGCGCGCGCCGCAAGGCCGCGGCGCAGCCCATCGGTGTGATCGGCGCCGGCCAGATCGGCGGCACCATCGGCGGGCTGTGGGTCAAGGCCGGACACCCGGTGCTGTTCTCCTCGCGCCACCCCGAAGCCCTGAAGCCGATGGTCGCAGAAATGGGTACGCTTGCCCGGGCCGGCACCGTGGCCGAGGCCATCGCCTTCTCCGACGTGCTGTTCCTGGCCACGCCCTATGGCGCCTTGCCGCAGCTGAGCCGCGACCACGCCGAGGCGTGGCGGGGCAAGATCGTGCTCGACGCCACCAACGCCTTTGACCACCGCGACGGCCCGATCGCCGAGGAGACCAGGCGCGACGGCATCGGCCTGACCACGGCGCGCTACCTGCGCGGCGCGCGCGTGGTGCGCGCGTTCAACTTCATGGGGGCGGCGCAGTTCGCCAGCGAGCACCACCGGCAAGGCGGGCTGGTTGCGGTGCCGATCGCGGGCGACGACAAGGCTGCGCTCGACGTGGCGGCGCAACTGGTGCGCGATGCGGGCTTCGAGCCTGTGGTGGTGGGCCCGCTGTCCAGCGCCGACCGCTTTGCGCCGGGCGGGCCGCTGTTCAGGCAGGTCGGTACGGCCGAGGAATTCCGCCGCAAGATGGGCGCGCAGTGA
- a CDS encoding MBL fold metallo-hydrolase has product MTLQSAARFAIARPGHAVHQALRLPAIVLAAAMATALLPATIGTAHAAAAQQKTQAPGYYRMMIGQLEVTALYDGYIDLDPKILKYTSAREVQSLLARMFAESTPGMQTAVNAYLVNTGSSLVLVDTGAAACFGPTLGRIGDNLRAAGYAPEQVDAVLLTHLHGDHACGLAANGQMAFPNATVHVDKADADYWLNEANATAAPKPAQELFEMARAAVAPYQAANRFRTFNGRDGAEPIPGVRALPAYGHTPGHSGYLFMSGKDSLLLWGDIIHSHAVQFRRPQVAIEFDTDSRAVVITRKRILADAAKGKLWVGGAHLPFPGLGRVRRDSVGYTWVPAEYGPVRADR; this is encoded by the coding sequence ATGACGCTGCAGTCCGCCGCGCGCTTCGCCATCGCTCGACCTGGGCACGCCGTGCACCAGGCTCTGCGCCTGCCTGCCATCGTGCTGGCCGCCGCGATGGCAACCGCGCTGCTGCCGGCCACGATCGGCACCGCCCATGCCGCCGCGGCGCAGCAGAAGACGCAGGCGCCGGGCTACTACCGCATGATGATCGGCCAGCTGGAAGTCACCGCGCTGTACGACGGCTACATCGACCTCGACCCAAAGATCCTCAAGTACACCAGCGCGCGCGAGGTGCAAAGCCTGCTGGCACGGATGTTCGCCGAGTCGACGCCGGGCATGCAGACCGCGGTCAACGCCTACCTCGTCAATACCGGCAGCAGCCTGGTGCTGGTCGATACCGGCGCGGCGGCATGCTTCGGCCCCACGCTTGGGCGCATCGGCGACAACCTGCGCGCGGCAGGCTATGCGCCCGAACAGGTCGATGCCGTGCTGCTGACCCACCTGCACGGCGACCACGCCTGCGGCCTCGCCGCGAACGGGCAGATGGCCTTCCCCAACGCGACGGTCCATGTCGACAAGGCCGATGCCGACTACTGGCTCAACGAAGCCAATGCCACCGCGGCGCCGAAGCCAGCACAGGAGCTGTTCGAGATGGCCCGCGCCGCGGTCGCGCCATACCAGGCGGCGAACCGGTTCCGCACCTTCAACGGCCGCGATGGCGCCGAGCCGATTCCTGGCGTGCGCGCGCTGCCCGCGTACGGGCATACGCCGGGCCACAGTGGCTACCTGTTCATGTCGGGCAAGGACAGCCTGCTGCTGTGGGGCGACATCATCCACAGCCATGCGGTGCAGTTCCGCCGTCCGCAGGTGGCGATCGAGTTCGATACCGACAGCCGCGCCGTGGTGATCACGCGCAAGCGCATCCTGGCCGATGCAGCCAAGGGCAAGCTGTGGGTGGGCGGCGCGCACCTGCCGTTCCCCGGGCTGGGCCGTGTGCGCCGCGATTCCGTCGGCTATACCTGGGTGCCGGCCGAGTACGGCCCGGTCCGCGCGGATCGATAG
- a CDS encoding AMP nucleosidase: protein MACMNAPVFSSAHPADQLAEFSDADAALARIREIYDASVGAVRARFDAFASGKPLPSAAHACYPYLGISVNIETMVTDSRPSWGTVAYPGVYGTTVTRPDLLADYYRDQIERLMRYHRVPVVVGLSRRPIPLPFVIEASTTDISYTQARELEASFVLPELSRIDDGIANGTYEPIPGEAWPLSLFPAERVDLALQRLYHYTGTAPQHFQRFVLFTNYQRYVDEFVALGRALMGSSDGSSDGGGYTRFVEPGDVVQDLGGAEPDDATRPRALPQMPAYHLVREDKLGVTLVNIGVGPSNAKTMTDHLAVLRPHCWLMVGHCGGLRRSQQLGDYVLAHAYVRDDHVLDHDLPPWVPVPPIAEIQVALQEAVARVTGLSGNEMKTRMRTGTVVSTDDRNWELKSKSLYARFNQSRAIAIDMESAAVAANGFRLRVPYGTLLCVSDKPLHGELKLRGMANAFYRQRVSQHMTIGLEAIRILRENGVEQLHSRKLRSFDEPAFR, encoded by the coding sequence ATGGCCTGCATGAATGCCCCCGTCTTCTCCTCAGCCCATCCGGCCGACCAGCTCGCCGAATTTTCTGACGCGGATGCGGCGCTGGCGCGCATCCGCGAGATCTACGACGCGTCGGTCGGCGCGGTGCGCGCGCGCTTCGATGCATTCGCCAGCGGCAAGCCGCTGCCCTCGGCCGCGCACGCCTGCTATCCGTACCTGGGGATCTCGGTCAACATCGAGACCATGGTCACCGACAGCCGCCCTTCCTGGGGCACGGTGGCCTACCCCGGCGTGTACGGCACCACGGTGACCCGCCCCGACCTGCTGGCGGACTACTACCGCGACCAGATCGAACGGCTGATGCGCTACCACCGCGTTCCGGTGGTCGTGGGCCTGAGCCGGCGCCCGATCCCGCTGCCGTTCGTGATCGAGGCCTCGACCACCGACATCAGCTACACCCAGGCGCGCGAGCTGGAGGCCTCGTTCGTGCTGCCCGAGTTGAGCCGCATCGACGACGGCATCGCCAACGGCACCTACGAGCCGATCCCGGGCGAGGCCTGGCCGCTATCGCTGTTTCCCGCCGAGCGCGTGGACCTGGCGCTGCAGCGGCTGTACCACTACACCGGCACGGCGCCGCAGCATTTCCAGCGCTTCGTGCTGTTCACCAACTACCAGCGCTATGTCGATGAGTTCGTCGCGCTGGGCCGTGCGCTGATGGGGAGCAGCGACGGCAGCAGCGACGGCGGCGGCTACACCCGCTTCGTCGAGCCCGGCGACGTGGTGCAGGACCTCGGCGGGGCCGAGCCGGACGACGCGACCCGCCCGCGCGCGCTGCCGCAGATGCCGGCCTACCACCTGGTGCGCGAGGACAAGCTGGGCGTGACGTTGGTCAATATCGGCGTGGGTCCGTCCAACGCCAAGACCATGACCGACCATCTCGCCGTGCTGCGCCCGCATTGCTGGCTGATGGTCGGCCACTGCGGCGGCCTGCGCCGCTCGCAGCAGCTGGGCGACTACGTGCTGGCGCACGCCTACGTGCGCGACGACCACGTGCTCGACCACGACCTGCCGCCCTGGGTGCCGGTGCCGCCGATCGCCGAAATCCAGGTGGCGCTGCAGGAAGCCGTGGCGCGCGTCACCGGCCTGTCCGGCAATGAAATGAAGACGCGCATGCGCACCGGCACCGTGGTCTCCACCGACGACCGCAACTGGGAGCTGAAGTCCAAGTCGCTGTACGCGCGCTTCAACCAGTCGCGCGCCATTGCCATCGACATGGAGAGCGCCGCGGTGGCCGCCAACGGCTTCCGGCTGCGCGTGCCCTACGGCACGCTGCTGTGCGTCTCGGACAAGCCGCTGCACGGCGAGCTCAAGCTGCGCGGCATGGCCAATGCGTTCTACCGGCAGCGCGTCAGCCAGCATATGACCATCGGCCTGGAGGCGATTCGCATCCTGCGCGAGAACGGCGTCGAGCAGCTGCATTCGCGCAAGCTGCGCAGCTTCGACGAGCCGGCGTTCCGCTAG
- a CDS encoding AtuA-related protein, whose translation MTDANAALYQFAHGRTGDKGDRSNISVIAYDARDYEHLVAHVTEDAVRALFSERRPGAVTRYLVPSLHAMNFVIDGVLDGGVNDALNLDTHGKALSFRLLQLQIPLPPRLAPATP comes from the coding sequence ATGACTGATGCCAACGCCGCGCTCTACCAGTTCGCCCACGGCCGCACCGGCGACAAGGGCGACCGTTCCAACATCAGCGTGATCGCCTACGATGCGCGCGACTACGAGCACCTGGTTGCCCACGTCACCGAGGACGCCGTGCGCGCGCTGTTCAGCGAGCGCCGGCCCGGCGCCGTCACGCGCTACCTGGTGCCGTCGCTGCACGCCATGAACTTCGTCATCGACGGCGTGCTCGACGGCGGCGTCAATGACGCGCTCAACCTCGACACCCACGGCAAGGCGCTGTCGTTCCGCCTGCTGCAGCTGCAGATCCCGCTGCCGCCGCGGCTGGCGCCGGCTACCCCCTGA